The following proteins are co-located in the Haloarcula rubripromontorii genome:
- the mutS gene encoding DNA mismatch repair protein MutS, translated as MDAALGPPEQMAELEEDLTPMMAQYYELCRQYDDALVLFQVGDFYEAFCAAAKRVARLCEITLTQREDSTGEYPMAGIPIDNAESYVETLLDAGYRVAVADQVEDPDEVSGVVERAVTRIVTPGTLTESELLGGADNNYVAALTEGERYGLALLDISTGDCYATSVGSAAAVADELSRFGPAEAIVGPDVDVDRDAVFGPACLVTRYDADAFGRERAEDRVAQYFGPPERLLASNAEIRACGGLLAYAEYTRGSSGAVGPDGEPVDADVDPAGTLDYLNHLTRYDPREYMLLDAVAVESLELFERRSVRGHENRTLVDTVDETACALGRRKLTDWLRRPLLDADRIEARHGAVAELQRDPATREALSDLLAEVYDLERLISRVSRGRANARDLRSLAATLSVVPDIRDHLADADARLLADLHATLDPLTETREEIEAAIRPDPPQQVTEGGVIREGYDEELDRLRSTEQSGKEWIDELEASERERTGIDSLKVGHNSVHGYYIEVTNANLDSVPEDYQRRQTLKNSERYYTPELKEREEEILRAENAADDLEYDLFCAVRDEVAGEAERVQALADRLARLDVLVSFAEVAAQYDYCRPAVGGDGIDITAGRHPVVERTEDAFVPNDTHLGSGPVTTSGDGSDAEVPAQDPFLAVVTGPNMSGKSTYMRQVALICLLAQAGSFVPAKAADLPILDRVFTRVGASDDIAGGRSTFMIEMTELATILDAATADSLVLLDEVGRGTSTADGLAIARAVTEYLHDEVGSHTLFATHHHDLTAVAADLPGATNRHFETSREDGDVRFDHELAPGPAAASYGVEVASMAGVPESVVERSRGLLAEAEAADAGVEGSSGTEAKTTGDSDTDAAPTATTGATENGTAAASADEGPADDYRQEMLRANGAAEGELPESVAQQLASLDVATMTPIEAMNALADLQDRLQ; from the coding sequence ATGGACGCTGCGCTTGGCCCGCCCGAGCAGATGGCCGAGCTGGAGGAGGACCTGACGCCGATGATGGCACAGTACTACGAGCTGTGCCGGCAGTACGACGACGCCCTGGTCCTCTTTCAGGTCGGGGACTTCTACGAGGCCTTCTGTGCGGCCGCGAAACGGGTCGCCCGGCTGTGTGAGATTACGCTGACCCAGCGCGAGGACTCGACCGGCGAGTACCCGATGGCCGGCATCCCCATCGACAACGCCGAGTCCTACGTCGAGACGCTGCTGGACGCGGGCTACCGGGTCGCCGTCGCCGATCAGGTCGAGGACCCCGACGAGGTCAGCGGCGTCGTCGAACGGGCGGTCACGCGAATCGTCACGCCGGGGACGCTGACCGAGAGCGAGCTACTCGGCGGGGCGGACAACAACTACGTCGCCGCTCTGACCGAAGGCGAGCGGTACGGGCTGGCCCTGCTGGATATCTCGACCGGCGACTGCTACGCCACGAGCGTCGGTTCGGCGGCCGCCGTCGCCGACGAACTCAGCCGGTTCGGCCCCGCCGAGGCAATCGTCGGGCCGGACGTCGACGTGGACCGGGACGCCGTCTTCGGCCCGGCCTGTCTGGTGACCCGCTACGACGCCGACGCCTTCGGCCGGGAGCGCGCCGAGGACCGCGTGGCCCAGTACTTCGGCCCACCGGAGCGCCTGCTTGCCAGTAACGCGGAAATCCGTGCCTGTGGCGGTCTGCTGGCCTACGCGGAGTACACCCGCGGCAGCAGCGGCGCGGTCGGTCCCGACGGCGAACCGGTCGACGCGGACGTGGACCCCGCCGGCACGCTCGACTACCTCAATCACCTCACGCGGTACGACCCGCGAGAGTACATGTTGCTTGACGCGGTGGCTGTCGAGAGCCTCGAACTGTTCGAGCGGCGCTCCGTACGAGGCCACGAGAACCGCACGCTCGTGGACACGGTCGACGAGACGGCGTGTGCGCTGGGCCGGCGGAAGCTGACCGATTGGCTCCGCCGGCCGCTGCTCGACGCCGACCGCATCGAAGCCCGCCACGGCGCGGTCGCAGAACTTCAGCGCGACCCCGCCACCAGAGAAGCGCTGTCTGACCTCCTCGCGGAGGTCTACGACCTCGAGCGGCTCATTTCACGCGTCTCTCGGGGTCGGGCGAACGCCCGTGACCTCCGGTCGCTGGCCGCCACGCTATCGGTCGTACCGGACATCCGAGACCACCTTGCCGACGCTGATGCTCGCCTGCTCGCGGACCTGCATGCGACGCTTGACCCGCTGACCGAGACCCGCGAGGAAATCGAGGCGGCAATTCGCCCGGACCCGCCACAGCAGGTGACCGAAGGCGGCGTCATCCGCGAGGGCTACGACGAGGAACTGGACCGACTGCGCTCGACCGAACAGTCCGGCAAGGAGTGGATAGACGAACTAGAAGCGAGCGAACGCGAGCGCACCGGCATCGACTCGCTGAAGGTCGGCCACAACTCCGTCCACGGCTACTACATCGAGGTGACGAACGCGAATCTCGATTCCGTTCCCGAGGACTACCAGCGCCGCCAGACGCTGAAAAACAGCGAGCGCTACTACACGCCAGAACTCAAGGAGCGCGAAGAGGAGATTCTGCGCGCCGAGAACGCGGCCGACGACCTGGAGTACGACCTGTTCTGTGCGGTCCGGGACGAGGTGGCAGGCGAGGCCGAGCGCGTGCAGGCACTTGCCGACCGTCTCGCCCGGCTCGATGTACTGGTCTCCTTCGCCGAGGTCGCGGCGCAGTACGACTACTGTCGGCCGGCCGTCGGCGGCGACGGCATCGACATCACCGCCGGCCGCCACCCCGTCGTCGAGCGCACCGAGGACGCCTTCGTCCCCAACGACACGCATCTCGGAAGCGGACCAGTGACAACGAGCGGGGACGGCAGCGACGCGGAAGTGCCCGCACAGGACCCATTCCTCGCCGTCGTCACAGGCCCGAACATGAGCGGGAAGTCGACGTACATGCGTCAGGTCGCGCTGATTTGCCTGCTCGCACAGGCCGGCAGTTTCGTCCCCGCGAAGGCTGCCGACCTGCCGATTCTCGACCGGGTGTTCACTCGCGTCGGTGCCAGCGACGACATCGCCGGCGGCCGCTCGACGTTCATGATCGAGATGACCGAGCTGGCGACGATTCTCGACGCGGCGACCGCCGACTCGCTGGTCCTGCTGGACGAGGTCGGCCGCGGCACGTCGACGGCCGACGGACTGGCTATCGCCCGCGCCGTCACCGAGTATCTCCACGACGAGGTCGGTTCGCACACGCTGTTTGCGACCCACCACCACGACCTGACGGCCGTCGCCGCCGACCTGCCCGGCGCGACCAACCGCCACTTCGAGACCAGCCGCGAGGACGGCGACGTCCGCTTCGACCACGAACTCGCGCCCGGCCCCGCGGCGGCCTCCTACGGCGTCGAGGTGGCGAGCATGGCCGGCGTGCCTGAATCTGTCGTCGAGCGGTCACGGGGCCTTCTGGCGGAGGCCGAAGCGGCCGATGCGGGTGTCGAAGGGTCGAGTGGGACAGAGGCCAAGACAACGGGTGACTCCGATACGGATGCCGCCCCCACGGCGACGACTGGAGCGACGGAGAACGGAACAGCGGCGGCGTCGGCCGATGAGGGTCCAGCAGACGATTACAGACAAGAGATGCTTCGAGCGAACGGAGCCGCCGAGGGTGAGTTACCAGAGTCAGTGGCACAGCAGTTAGCGTCGCTGGATGTCGCGACGATGACGCCGATAGAGGCGATGAACGCGCTCGCGGACTTGCAGGACCGACTCCAATAA
- a CDS encoding helix-turn-helix domain-containing protein: MSQQSGNGRTVTRVEFALSDGSYPFVSVSAAESCSVVLEKCLPQTDNTYAEFFSVEDTRPERLVERIDDDTRSEARVLERTGDGGLVEIDVQDNCPVVSLVDAGAVPRTARSVDGQGTVVADVPRQTETAAVIESFLTAHSEAELTAKKQHESIAPLFGFQNYASHTESLTDRQREALVTAHEAGYYSWPREATAADLASLLDVSEPTLHKHLRAAEQKLVATMFACPHDDLVADGDS, encoded by the coding sequence ATGTCCCAACAGTCTGGTAACGGCCGGACGGTAACCCGTGTGGAATTTGCCCTGTCTGATGGGTCGTATCCTTTTGTATCGGTGTCTGCAGCCGAGTCGTGTTCAGTGGTTCTCGAGAAATGTCTGCCACAGACGGACAACACGTACGCGGAGTTTTTTTCCGTCGAAGACACACGCCCTGAGCGGCTTGTCGAGCGAATCGATGACGACACTCGTAGCGAGGCGCGGGTTCTTGAGCGTACTGGGGACGGTGGTCTCGTCGAAATCGACGTACAGGACAACTGCCCCGTTGTCTCGCTTGTGGACGCTGGGGCGGTACCACGGACCGCCCGGAGTGTCGATGGGCAGGGGACTGTCGTAGCTGATGTTCCACGGCAGACTGAGACGGCTGCGGTTATCGAATCGTTCCTGACAGCCCATTCCGAGGCCGAACTCACAGCGAAAAAACAGCACGAGTCCATCGCCCCGCTGTTCGGCTTCCAGAACTACGCGTCTCACACCGAATCACTGACCGACCGCCAGCGGGAGGCTCTCGTGACGGCCCACGAAGCAGGGTACTACAGCTGGCCCCGCGAAGCGACGGCTGCGGACCTCGCTTCGCTTCTCGATGTTTCGGAGCCAACGCTTCACAAGCATCTGCGAGCCGCTGAGCAGAAACTCGTTGCGACTATGTTTGCCTGCCCGCACGACGACCTGGTTGCTGACGGTGATAGCTGA
- a CDS encoding DUF7535 family protein translates to MADSSADEMDDSGRLPTALRSVTPGSRSRPNEGMDMIGWGMLAGLLVLLVPLLPFIVIVWGISKVTDALTPS, encoded by the coding sequence ATGGCCGACTCATCTGCCGACGAGATGGACGACAGCGGACGATTGCCGACGGCGCTCCGGTCGGTCACGCCGGGGTCGCGGAGCCGCCCCAACGAGGGCATGGACATGATCGGCTGGGGCATGCTCGCCGGCCTGCTCGTCTTGCTGGTCCCGCTCCTGCCGTTTATCGTCATCGTCTGGGGCATCTCGAAGGTCACGGACGCCCTCACACCCTCGTAA
- a CDS encoding ornithine cyclodeaminase family protein: MQTLLLGADAVEDHATMPAVIDAVAAAFAADARDNTIMPAKSYIDLPQYNGDFRSMPAYVNAASWDAAAVKWVNVHLDNPRDHDLPTVLGTLIYSDPETAFPLAVMDGTVLTRLRTGAAAAVATDHLAVADADSLGLVGAGTQAYTQLAAISSVRDIETVVVADQNAEKQQAFVDAFADRFDVRAGTIKEAAGCDVLSTITPVESPIVERAWLGEHTHINAIGADAAGKQEHDERTLLDAKLVIDNYEQCTHSGEINVPWGEGVLTAADLHGELGAIVAGTLSGRTDDDGITLFDSTGLAIQDVAAAHVVYENASDDGDGTAFPLVDTDAT, translated from the coding sequence ATGCAGACGCTGCTTCTCGGCGCGGACGCGGTTGAGGACCACGCGACGATGCCGGCAGTCATCGACGCGGTTGCCGCGGCCTTCGCCGCCGATGCCAGAGACAACACCATCATGCCGGCCAAGTCCTACATCGACCTGCCGCAGTACAACGGCGATTTCAGGTCGATGCCGGCCTACGTCAACGCGGCCTCGTGGGACGCCGCCGCGGTCAAGTGGGTCAACGTCCATCTGGACAACCCCCGCGACCACGACCTGCCGACCGTCCTCGGGACGCTCATCTACTCGGACCCCGAGACGGCGTTCCCGCTGGCCGTGATGGACGGGACTGTCCTGACGCGCCTGCGGACCGGGGCGGCGGCCGCCGTCGCCACGGACCACCTCGCCGTCGCCGACGCGGACTCGCTCGGACTGGTCGGGGCCGGCACGCAGGCGTACACGCAACTGGCGGCCATCTCGTCGGTCCGGGACATCGAGACGGTGGTCGTCGCCGACCAGAACGCGGAGAAACAGCAGGCGTTCGTCGACGCCTTCGCCGATCGGTTCGACGTGCGGGCGGGCACCATCAAGGAGGCCGCCGGCTGTGACGTGCTGTCGACGATTACGCCCGTCGAGTCGCCCATCGTCGAGCGGGCGTGGCTCGGCGAGCACACCCATATCAACGCCATCGGGGCCGACGCCGCCGGCAAGCAGGAACACGACGAACGCACGCTGCTCGACGCGAAACTCGTCATCGACAACTACGAGCAGTGTACCCACTCCGGCGAAATTAACGTCCCGTGGGGCGAGGGCGTCCTGACCGCCGCCGACCTCCACGGGGAACTCGGGGCCATCGTCGCGGGCACGCTCTCCGGGCGGACCGACGACGACGGCATCACGCTGTTTGACTCGACGGGGCTGGCTATTCAGGATGTCGCGGCCGCACACGTCGTCTACGAGAACGCGAGCGACGATGGCGACGGGACGGCGTTCCCGCTGGTCGACACCGACGCGACCTGA
- a CDS encoding HalOD1 output domain-containing protein encodes MSGTSPTVIEVHGTDQSIVTAVVRAVATAERRPVKTLPPLADSINPDALTTCIADSDTTGHVAFDYSGHRVVVDTDGTVTVDG; translated from the coding sequence GTGTCTGGAACATCACCAACCGTTATCGAAGTTCACGGCACTGACCAGTCTATCGTCACGGCAGTCGTTCGCGCTGTCGCGACCGCGGAGAGGCGGCCGGTCAAGACGCTCCCGCCGCTGGCCGACAGTATCAATCCAGATGCACTGACGACGTGTATCGCAGATTCGGACACTACCGGCCACGTGGCGTTCGACTACAGCGGCCACCGCGTGGTCGTCGACACTGATGGAACGGTCACCGTAGACGGATAG
- a CDS encoding zinc ribbon domain-containing protein, producing the protein MMVSEWLYGAIALLVGLHVLTMLYAYRHRGDPAGATGQGETEGRRGSATDDSTESIDCPHCGARNEQDYQFCRQCVADLTSGSPQRQPTDRSQPY; encoded by the coding sequence ATGATGGTGAGCGAGTGGCTCTACGGCGCAATCGCGCTTCTCGTGGGGCTCCACGTCCTGACCATGCTGTACGCGTACCGGCACCGGGGTGACCCAGCCGGGGCGACTGGGCAGGGCGAGACCGAAGGGCGCCGTGGCAGCGCCACCGACGACAGCACTGAATCCATCGACTGTCCCCATTGCGGGGCGAGGAACGAGCAGGACTATCAGTTCTGCCGGCAGTGCGTCGCCGACCTGACGAGCGGAAGCCCGCAGCGCCAGCCGACGGACCGAAGCCAGCCGTACTGA
- a CDS encoding sensor histidine kinase, translating into MGSKSVLVVTTDRVDTPALESALAETAASITYLADLTALFDTLTRSAFHALVLPETVDGQSGTDIAYGVRKLFPDLPVIIAGEDPAAVPDNLDVRAIESSTHLEDAIAEAVRDSLDAEPPTVAGRLPSPMETLLLSLFNELPDHLYAKDEQARHVLMGRGFNEPTDRLGLTDVEVPELDDEHAKAALRDEMDVIEEEIDQIEVEEFLDLDASYVRTRKMPWYDSTGDVRGIVGHTQNITERKLREHAFRRQNERMVKVALVASHELRNELQIAYGRLEELADCDDSTADIEESLSQISAIIDTVVELSTSDPNGQIQHDEIEQIPKRKHMWLSRLSREVWDTLADGQACLTFDGDTRIVADQESAGLLLQILFQNALEHAGPSVTVTVGTTADGFFVADDGPGIDVDPPERVFDAGHTAVAENTGFGLYVARRVAADHGWTISMSESESGGARFDIGNVDCQA; encoded by the coding sequence ATGGGTAGCAAATCCGTTCTAGTCGTCACAACTGACAGAGTGGATACACCCGCTCTCGAATCCGCTCTCGCTGAGACGGCGGCTTCGATCACGTATCTGGCGGACCTCACAGCCCTCTTTGACACGCTCACCCGTTCGGCGTTCCACGCGCTTGTTCTGCCCGAAACAGTCGATGGCCAGTCCGGAACCGACATCGCGTACGGCGTCAGGAAGCTGTTTCCCGACCTGCCGGTGATCATCGCCGGCGAGGACCCGGCGGCGGTCCCAGATAATCTCGACGTGAGGGCCATCGAGTCGTCGACACATCTCGAAGACGCCATCGCCGAGGCCGTCCGAGACAGTCTCGACGCTGAGCCGCCGACTGTTGCCGGACGCCTCCCCTCCCCAATGGAGACACTGTTACTCTCCCTGTTCAACGAGCTGCCGGACCACCTGTACGCGAAAGACGAGCAGGCCCGACACGTCCTGATGGGACGGGGGTTCAACGAGCCGACAGACCGTCTCGGCCTCACTGATGTCGAAGTCCCGGAACTCGATGATGAACACGCGAAAGCGGCCCTGCGTGATGAAATGGACGTCATCGAGGAGGAAATAGATCAGATCGAAGTGGAGGAGTTCCTCGACCTCGACGCGTCGTACGTCCGCACTCGCAAGATGCCGTGGTACGATTCCACTGGAGACGTTCGGGGAATCGTCGGCCACACTCAGAATATCACTGAGCGAAAGCTCCGCGAGCACGCGTTTCGCCGCCAGAACGAACGGATGGTGAAAGTCGCACTTGTGGCGTCTCACGAACTCCGAAACGAACTCCAGATCGCCTACGGCCGACTCGAAGAACTGGCTGATTGTGACGATTCGACCGCCGACATCGAGGAGTCACTTTCCCAGATCTCTGCGATTATCGATACCGTAGTTGAGCTCTCCACAAGCGACCCGAATGGCCAGATTCAGCACGACGAGATCGAACAGATCCCGAAGCGAAAACACATGTGGCTCTCCCGTCTCAGCCGGGAAGTATGGGACACGCTCGCTGACGGGCAGGCGTGCCTGACCTTCGACGGGGACACCCGTATTGTCGCCGATCAGGAGTCCGCCGGGCTACTGCTCCAGATACTGTTCCAGAACGCGCTCGAACACGCTGGTCCGTCGGTCACTGTCACCGTCGGCACGACGGCTGACGGTTTCTTCGTCGCCGATGACGGTCCGGGTATCGATGTCGACCCGCCGGAACGCGTGTTCGACGCAGGTCACACCGCTGTCGCAGAGAACACCGGGTTCGGACTCTACGTCGCCCGCCGGGTCGCCGCGGACCACGGCTGGACGATATCCATGTCAGAGAGCGAGTCGGGCGGCGCTCGGTTCGATATCGGAAACGTCGATTGTCAGGCATAG
- the nucS gene encoding endonuclease NucS — protein MTAVETLTYPEPAGALDLASRATDRGALVTLVGTCTVEYEGRAASSLGLGDRHVMLKPDGAALVHTDEGQQPVNWQPPGCEHSISVDDGSLVVRSTRSTPEESLEVAFETVAHAAAFDVTDSKDLTLTGTEADLKDRILDEPALVESGFTPLATERETPAGAVDIYGEDADGRTTILELKRRRVGPDAVGQLGRYVDALGRDLHADTEVRGILVAPSVTDRARQLLAENGLEFVSLEPP, from the coding sequence GTGACCGCCGTCGAGACGCTGACTTACCCCGAACCCGCCGGCGCGCTGGACCTCGCGTCGCGTGCCACCGACCGCGGCGCGCTAGTGACGCTCGTCGGCACCTGTACGGTCGAGTACGAGGGGAGAGCGGCCAGTTCGCTGGGACTTGGCGACCGCCACGTGATGCTCAAGCCCGACGGGGCCGCACTGGTCCACACCGACGAGGGCCAACAGCCGGTGAACTGGCAGCCGCCGGGCTGTGAACACAGCATCAGCGTCGATGACGGTTCGCTGGTCGTCCGCTCCACGCGGTCGACCCCCGAGGAGTCGCTGGAGGTCGCCTTCGAGACAGTCGCCCACGCCGCCGCCTTCGACGTGACGGACTCCAAAGACCTCACACTCACCGGGACGGAAGCCGACCTGAAAGACCGCATCCTCGACGAGCCGGCGCTGGTCGAGTCAGGGTTTACGCCGCTGGCGACCGAACGCGAGACCCCCGCCGGAGCAGTCGACATTTACGGCGAAGACGCCGACGGTCGGACGACGATACTCGAACTCAAACGCCGCCGTGTGGGTCCCGACGCCGTCGGCCAGCTTGGTCGGTACGTCGATGCTCTGGGACGCGATTTACACGCCGACACCGAGGTCCGGGGGATTCTCGTCGCCCCCTCCGTGACGGACCGGGCGCGGCAGTTGCTTGCCGAGAACGGTCTGGAGTTCGTTTCGCTGGAGCCCCCATAG
- the thsB gene encoding thermosome subunit beta encodes MSQRQMQGQPMIILGEDSQRMKDKSAQEHNISAARAVAESVRSTLGPKGMDKMLVSSMGDVTVTNDGVTILSEMDIDNPTASMIVEVAETQEDEAGDGTTSAVAIAGELLKNAEDLLEQDIHPTAIIKGFNMAATQAKDELADIATDVDPDDEELLKKVAETSMTGKGAELNKELLAQLIVDAVNAVTVEADDGSVVADLEYLNIETQTGSSAGNSELLEGAVIDKDPVHEEMPTEVDDADVLLVDTAIELDETEVDAQLSVDDPSQLQNFLDKEEEQLKQMVDQIADTGADVVFCQKGIDDMAQHYLAEKGILAVRRAKKSDIEFLKEVLGARIVSDLDSATAEDLGHGSVTRDDAEGLFYVEGSGDEAHGVTLLLRGSTDHVVDELERGVTDALDVVASTVANGSVLGGGGAPEVEVARRLRDYADGIEGREQLAIESFADALEIIPRTLAENAGLDSIDTLVDLRAAHEDGDVSAGLNVFSGDVENTLDTGVVEPAHAKRQAISSAAEAANLVLKIDDIIAAGELSTSGGDEDGPGGPGGAPGGMGGMGGGMGGMM; translated from the coding sequence ATGAGCCAACGCCAGATGCAGGGCCAGCCGATGATCATCCTGGGAGAGGACTCCCAGCGGATGAAGGACAAGTCTGCACAGGAACATAACATCTCGGCCGCTCGCGCGGTCGCCGAGTCAGTACGCTCGACGCTCGGCCCGAAGGGGATGGACAAGATGCTCGTCTCCTCGATGGGTGACGTGACCGTCACGAACGACGGTGTCACCATCCTCTCGGAGATGGACATCGACAACCCGACAGCCTCGATGATCGTCGAGGTTGCCGAGACACAGGAAGACGAGGCCGGTGACGGCACCACCTCCGCCGTCGCCATCGCAGGCGAACTCCTCAAGAACGCCGAGGACCTCCTCGAACAGGACATCCACCCGACGGCGATCATCAAGGGCTTCAACATGGCCGCCACGCAGGCCAAGGACGAACTCGCGGACATTGCCACGGACGTCGACCCCGACGACGAGGAACTCCTGAAGAAGGTCGCCGAAACCTCGATGACGGGCAAGGGCGCGGAGCTCAACAAGGAACTGCTCGCCCAGCTTATCGTCGACGCGGTCAACGCCGTGACCGTCGAGGCCGATGACGGTTCCGTCGTCGCCGACCTCGAATACCTCAACATCGAGACCCAGACCGGCAGCTCCGCCGGCAACTCCGAGCTCCTCGAAGGCGCAGTCATCGACAAGGACCCGGTCCACGAGGAGATGCCGACCGAAGTCGACGACGCCGACGTCCTGCTCGTCGACACGGCCATCGAACTCGACGAGACCGAAGTTGACGCCCAGCTCTCCGTCGACGACCCGAGCCAGCTCCAGAACTTCCTCGACAAGGAAGAGGAGCAGCTCAAGCAGATGGTCGACCAGATCGCAGACACCGGTGCCGACGTCGTCTTCTGTCAGAAGGGCATCGACGACATGGCCCAGCACTACCTCGCCGAGAAGGGTATTCTGGCCGTCCGCCGCGCCAAGAAGTCCGACATCGAGTTCCTCAAGGAAGTCCTCGGCGCTCGCATCGTCTCGGACCTCGACTCCGCGACCGCGGAAGATCTGGGTCACGGCTCCGTCACCCGAGACGACGCCGAAGGCCTGTTCTACGTCGAGGGCAGCGGCGACGAGGCCCACGGCGTCACCCTGCTGCTCCGTGGCTCGACCGACCACGTCGTCGACGAACTCGAACGTGGCGTCACGGACGCACTCGACGTCGTCGCGTCCACCGTTGCCAACGGCAGCGTTCTCGGTGGCGGCGGCGCGCCCGAAGTCGAAGTCGCTCGCCGGCTCCGCGATTACGCTGACGGCATCGAAGGCCGCGAGCAGCTCGCTATCGAGTCCTTCGCCGACGCGCTGGAGATCATCCCGCGCACCCTCGCTGAGAACGCGGGTCTCGACAGCATCGACACGCTGGTCGACCTGCGTGCCGCTCACGAGGACGGCGACGTCAGCGCCGGCCTGAACGTCTTCTCCGGTGACGTCGAGAACACGCTCGATACCGGCGTCGTCGAGCCAGCCCACGCCAAGCGACAGGCGATTTCCTCGGCTGCAGAGGCCGCGAACCTGGTCCTCAAGATCGACGACATCATCGCTGCTGGCGAGCTTTCGACCTCTGGCGGCGACGAAGACGGCCCCGGCGGCCCCGGTGGCGCCCCTGGCGGTATGGGCGGCATGGGCGGCGGTATGGGCGGCATGATGTAA
- a CDS encoding DUF6735 family protein yields MGRRTLVAVARPDGRYDCRIAHWGVDADPIAQSRPFGTGLTASAALSAIDATYEQFVVLDRSVRTYAVCWLDPTLSALDDIVLARTADPESFRTWWVDRKNKACRALDSGGCDPATVRRTLLVSLRDRASSVHCPDDASFLRGDR; encoded by the coding sequence ATGGGCCGTCGAACGCTCGTCGCCGTCGCTCGCCCCGACGGCCGCTACGACTGTCGCATCGCACACTGGGGCGTCGACGCCGACCCCATCGCTCAGTCTCGACCGTTCGGGACCGGCCTGACCGCGTCGGCTGCCCTCAGTGCCATCGATGCCACCTACGAGCAGTTCGTCGTACTCGACCGCTCGGTCCGGACCTACGCCGTCTGCTGGCTCGACCCGACACTGTCGGCCCTCGATGACATCGTCCTCGCCCGTACTGCCGACCCTGAGTCGTTCCGGACGTGGTGGGTCGATCGGAAGAACAAGGCCTGTCGCGCCCTCGACAGCGGAGGCTGTGACCCGGCGACCGTCCGGCGTACCCTGCTCGTGTCGCTCCGCGACCGTGCTTCGTCCGTCCACTGCCCCGACGACGCGTCCTTTTTACGCGGGGACCGCTAA
- a CDS encoding DUF7383 domain-containing protein, with protein MSRRANYALCQFQQHLGPSADSLDVPWAEYTGDATDPVSFDIPTPSPADPYVQMQVYDVEDFDHEIVVNGEALSGFDIAPGDGWQLWMDTIAPERLHRGENTIQFRRDTDSKDAFVVGSVTVHWTEPVD; from the coding sequence ATGTCACGTCGCGCCAACTACGCGCTCTGTCAGTTCCAGCAACACCTCGGTCCGTCTGCGGACTCGCTCGACGTTCCCTGGGCTGAATACACCGGTGATGCGACCGATCCGGTTTCCTTCGACATCCCTACCCCGTCACCGGCGGACCCGTACGTGCAGATGCAGGTCTACGACGTCGAGGATTTCGACCACGAAATCGTGGTCAACGGCGAGGCGCTATCGGGGTTCGACATCGCGCCGGGCGATGGGTGGCAGCTCTGGATGGACACGATTGCGCCCGAGCGACTGCACCGCGGCGAGAACACGATTCAGTTCCGGCGGGACACTGACTCGAAGGACGCATTCGTCGTTGGGTCGGTCACGGTCCACTGGACGGAACCCGTCGACTGA